TCGCGTTAatataaattcaagattttttacgacataaaatattttaaatatgtcTCATAGTGAGCAAGTTTGCAATGAatttagtttgggattttttttgttactaaccTTATATACCtaggaaaaatggaaagtgtTGATGGCGCAAACTTCAGCACGAGACATGGCGCGCATGGATGTAGGCAATATGCCTGaccaaaataatttagaaagGCGAAGCAAAAGGAGGGAGAAAATTAAGAGGAGATGCGGGTCCCATCTTTGTTATGCATCCCCCGGACAAAGATTTGGCCCCAGACCTAATTCTTatttccatatcttcttcattCATGAATGGTGGTGTGTTGTCATTTCATGCACTCTCCCTCTCCTTTCTATCTTTCCATGCGTCGGCTAAccgacagaaaaaaaaaaaaatcactttttcattatttattcacGGGGCTTTGGTCACGCAAAAAAGGGTCTTGTTCCCAgcaaattagaaaataaaaaatttgtgcaTTTTGCGAGCATGAACAAAAAGGGAGGCTCACTATCCACCGTGGTGGCTTCGCTGGATAAGGTCCCGTTGATCCTTACTCTCAAGGTGAGGGATTCGAAACCCAGTGGAGGTATTTGGTGCCTTAACTGCTTGCACGGGATGGCAGTTCCCCTCGTGCAGCCTCAGAGTTTGTCCGTCAGCTGCCGGTTGTACGAAATTCcctaagtcataaaaaaaaaaaaaaatgaggctCGAGATATGTATGTTTGTCATGCGGCGGCTCTTGGATTGTCATTCATTCGGGTGATCCTCCCAATCGTAAGGTGAGGGCCATGATTTATCATCCCTGCACCCATGCACCCATGCTTCCTAATTTAGAGGATCAAGGCGCCCCGgctatttttttctatgttgTTGCCAGGGCCACGAAAATTATTGAGGAGGGCATATGTATCATTTTGGTTCTCTAGGAAATCTATtttggactctctctctctctctctctctctctcttcgtagGTTGGGCTTTCCTTGGCGTACAAATGCCATTCCATGTTTGCTTGTTCACGACTCGACACACTAGCTgccacttctttcttttcctctctcctaaCCACCACCGTCATCTCAAACCCCAGTAATTCccaattcttgttttttttttttagtcagttttactttatttctattctaactCTCGTtattagattttagatttttgcTTTACCCTTATTGTAGGGCGTGAGGGTCAAAATCCATATTTAATACTGAATTGTCCCTATCCCAACCCCCGTGAATGTGGAGATTTAAATCCCTCACCTCACTCTTTTGTATTGGAAGAGTGGCCATTGGGCAATCCCAGTGATTCAAGAACTAAGAACTCCcacttccctctctctctcccccttgtTTGTATAATGGGAAGTTTCTTGCTCTTCCATTTTCCCGCACCCCACCTTTCTGAAGAAATCTAAAGTTGCAGCAAAAAGGACAAACCTTTTGCTATAAGAAACTCTAGAAACATGAGGTAACTCTTGCTAATACAATAACCTCGGAAAATgaagcggaaaaaaaaaaaaggaagaaagagagggagagaaaacaaTATTTTATGTTGTACCAAATCTTTAGGGTTCTGGGGTGTTTGATTCGGCTTTTCTAAGGGTCTTTGGGCCCTGAAAAcccattgggaaaaaaaatggtgtttggtttagcatttgaAGCTTCCCTTATCCAAATGCTGATtttgaaatgctgaaagctcaaagtATCTCCACCTATTTTGGGCATTTCAGCATTTTGGGCATCATTTGGTCTAAgggattaatgaatttttgctCGGTGCCTATTTTActgtcaaaattttattaaaagtccAATTTTACCTAATACTAAACAAAACCCTAACTCTTTCCTCTGTTCTGTAGCATTCTCCATCACGCGACGACGACTCTCTTCTTCATCCCTCTCTCTTTGCAACTCGCACCACTCCATCACGATTTGAATTCGAGCACCACTCCATCAAGGCCGAAGTTTGTCGCGATGAGCGAGCGAATCCGAGATTTGAGGTTGGTTTTGTTTCTCTTTAATCATTTGCTTCCTCTCGCGGATTGGCGACGGCTCTGCTTCCTTCTCCTGCGTCGGTGAAACCCTAGGGACGAAATTGGGGTTATCCTATCTTGTGTTGCTGACTTGAACTTGCCCTTTCGATTTGAATCGGTGGCAGCAAGGATCAAGGTGCACGAGCTGAGGCAGAAGTCGAAGACCGACCTTTTGACCTAGCTGAAGGAActcaaggccgagctcgccctcCTTCACGTCGCCAAGGTCACCGGTAGTGCCCTGAACAAGCTCTCCAAGATGTACATCACTATTCTTACTTGATTTTCGTGATTTCGATGGTCTACATTGGagctttttttatgtttttggtagATGGTAATGTTGGGTTTGGGATGCCCATGAGCTTTGGTTATGGTGGTTAAATTGGGTTTTCGGCACATATTGGATTTCTTGTTTGTGGAAGTTAGTCAGAGCATGTTATATTTGTTGCTGTTTATATGATGGATGATCAATGTTTTGGTGATGGGTACTTTCTAACAATGGGTGGCTAGAAGCATGGGATGGTTATATTTTGTAAGGCATTGGAAATTCGGAAAAGCTCGATTGGTCGATGAATCTTGAGTGgataaatgcaaaaaaagtTGGCTTTTTGCAAGTAACTTACtgagatttctttgaaagaCGATGTCACCGATTAGTTGCTATGATGTTATGGTAGCTTACGAGTTGGCAACGCTCTCGCTTGTTCCGTGTGCTCCTCAGTGTCAACATCCCTTCAGCATCCTACCCTGCAAACATAGCAATGTCATTTATAGCCATTGATGTGCGATAGAATTAAGCTTAAACCCATTGTCATGCTTTACGAATTATCCATTTGCTCACGCCTAAACTTTTTGCCCAAAGACCTGTCATGGATTGAATTCGTCCATAGCAAGGAAACCTGACCTCTaaaccaaaatattaatttgcaTAGTCTTGCATTTGCATCTCTTACTTGTGTTTCTTTGCAATTTGTTACTAATGGCATTTTATCATGTCTGCATCGAATAAAAGATGGGTCTTATACGAATTGGCCCGATAGACGTCCCACCCTTCAATTGGGCGGATGATCCTTCATGCAATGTGGCGCTTATGCTTAGCGTGAAATCTCTTAAATATTGCAGACTTTTATTACATCATTAGCTGTGACTTTCtgtctttctttcattttcctgaAATGTTAATTGTGTAGCAAAATAATAGTCATATTTCCATTGCTTTCTGCGTTGCCCGTGAAAATTAGTCCTTTCGAAGACGACAAAAccttttttgtttagacaaaagCTAAACATTACGTGGtccaatatatattttttatcttcttaatCTTCGTAATACGCATGATTAGTATTTTGggaattgaatattttctcaatgaGCATGTTCAACAAATGTCTGGACGGCATTCGtagataagattttcttttcttcttttatggcAAGGTCATTGAAGCCATACATGGTAGGTGGTGCTGGTGGTTAGGTGGAGGCTAGGCTGAATTTGTGTCCATTGAATGCAGTGTTGACAGTAGTTGCCAGCAACACAAACAACCATGTGTGTATGATATACATTTATATGTCCACGAAATGCTCGAGAAAGACTTACAAGAATATGTCGATGACATCTAAAATCGAGAGTCAATAAATTCTCATGAAGGAATTCAACATTCTCGCCATATGTTGCAAGACATCTGTCAAATGCAGCATTAAACTATAAATCAAAGAtctaaacaaaaatcaaattcagaTTAATGTATGCAGCATAGGAATTCACAGAACCAAAAAGCGTGCAGAAGCAGACGTTTAGGTGATTGAATTATCTATCATTCAGACAACTTGTTAGTTCTCGGTGATCAAATGTATTCTCTGGGAAAACTTGGGAGGCAGTCCACGTCTCAGAGGCATGGCAAATAAGGTAAAATagtttttataacaaaaaatgtCTTGAAGggtaagaaagaaaaattatatacaGGTGGAGGAGGGTCTTGTGATTCCCAGCCATATGGCTAGGAGTCTTAGTGGTTAATTGCAATGAAGAGGAAGTGCAATATTATCCTAGCAAAACTAGCGAGAAGAGGATAACAATAAATTTGATTCGTTCTTAAAAGTAGTGAAAACGATTCGAGTGTTTGAGGAAGATGAATATGAAATCTCTCTCTCGAGTTTTTGAGGaaatctccctccctccctccccattATTATCAATTATGGTGATGATCATACGAGGGTCCCAATCGTTTTTTCTAGGACTTGGACTTTATACCGTTACGGTGGATAGGGGAAAATCATGTCCATTCAGTAGGGGGCACTTAATCATTAGCTATAAGGATAGTGTCCACCATCATTACTAACTTTTAAtgctagaaaaataaatatttatctatcattataatcaaatattatctaattagttatactttttatttttggtcaagtcctattctatttctactccaCACTCACTCTCGGACTTTTGTCCTACCTCTTGTagggcgtgagagtcgaaatccactcctgaaacttatcCGTCCTCACCCTCATCTCCTCatgagaaggtggagatttgaacccctcacctcccccttccatgttggaagggtggtcacttgggcgaatcccagtggttaatTAGTTATACTAAACCAATAGATTTTTAGACATTTAGGGCccgtttgtttatgtttctttttctgtttttaaacactttttctgtttttttttgttcatgggaacaaaaaaaggcaaagcgtttgggtgcgtttgttcctttttgttcttttgttcaaggaacaaaaagaaacaaacgcgtttgtgtttcttgtttttgaaacactttttgagaaacacttttttttttttttttctcttattttcttgttatttttttcttttggccaaaagaaaaaaaaaaaaaaaataaaaagaaaaaagaaaaaggaaaaataagaaaaaaaatagaaaaaataaaagaaataaaaaaattatccaaatttaccaaacatgtttctgtttatttttattccctgaacaagtttaccaaacgcgtgtttttgtttaaaaattgtttccccggaaaaacacttttttctatttcgttccctagaacaatttttaaagaaacacaaacaaacgcacccttagtttGTATTATTTAACGAGAGGgagtctttcttcttttctaaataaaagttcaaaagctTTCGTTAAGTAGTAGTAGAGGTTTTAGAACTATTTTGtctccaaataatttttttttttttgtaattcaaaGTATGAAAAGAACTTGAGAAACATTGTTAAAGTCTCCAATTTAATTACAAATATCTTATTATATAATGAATTCTAACATTGCAAATTGAACTACAAATAAAActtatatgataaaaaaattatttcaacaaatAGGTATTCACATCATGTTGCATATTATATGTTAAGGGAAGTTATGCAATAGAACCTAATATTATCTTCATTCAGGTATTGTACCCAAAAATCGACACCACTTGTCACGGATTGAGTAGAGGCGGAATGGGCCTTTTCAACTTGGCAATTGGGCATTGTCACAGGTAAAGTCACAatcaaaagcaaaatgaaagaaagagaataggcaattgaatcataaactaAACTTAATGAATTGCTTCTTGGCCTTAGTTTTGACGAAAGACCCGACCAAGTGGACCCAAGAAGTGCTTAACGCGGTGGCATAAGAGCTAAATTTGTCTCCAACTATGTGGCCTTGTAAGTCTCCGATAGGGGTTGCCGCGTGAGGAGCATACGAATTGCAAGCAAACGTGGGAAtgtattttgagaaaatgcaaaagttttttgaactaaaagggttttttttgaaatagaaatagtcTTTGGTAGAGTGCTTTtcaaaaatacattaaaaagcAATTTGATGTAAATGCCGTTCATAGTTTATAAAggatttttggtaaatttcattGTTATAAGAAACCTCAAAGCTATGGCACACCAACCTATGGCAATTTGACCTTGGTGTTAATGGAGGAGAGCCCGTGATCTTTTTGCACGATCCCAACTCCTTTAATATCAAGTTGAACTTCGCGTAGAAACATGAAATTGAAAGAGGAACTTAGGTAAGTGCAATAGATtaattcctctttccatttctttagTACATTTCGTACACGAGGTTTTGGGTCTTTTGAGAGGTCATCGGCAATAAaacatatgaaaaaaagaaaagaagaagatattaattatgatcaatttaacttattttgatttatttatatgaatGTCAAACCCCCTTACTAAAACACATagatactaaaaaaaaaaaaaaagcaagaactTTCATGCTATGCATATAAGTCCAAGCAAATCAGCAGCAGGCCTCCCAAAAGCCCAAACGGCAGGCTTTGGCTTGCAGCAAAAGATTCGTCtcctttcttctcctcctcttctccatcGGTTCACAGCAGCAACAGAGAATCCCGAAGTTGGATGTCCGGTGGTATGGAGAGGCTTCAGAGAATGTTCGCCGGCGCGGGAGGTGGTCTGGGCCACCCGCCCCCCGACTCCCCGACCCTCGATTCATCCGAGCAGGTCTACATCTCCTCCCTCGCCCTCCTCAAGATGCTCAAGCACGGTATGGTTTCTGTTGCTcgattcccatttttttttttagtgtcgTGGGTTTCTGTTGGCGCGGTTTAATGGGTAATTCCGGTTGCTTGCGGTTGTTCCATTTTTAGTGTGTCTTTGCTTTTTCCCTAAATTGGGACTTGGGATTTGACCGACCAGGGAGGGCTGGGGTTCCCATGGAAGTGATGGGGTTGATGCTTGGGGAGTTTGTGGACGAGTACACCGTCCGAGTCGTCGATGTGTTTGCTATGCCGCAGAGTGGTACCGGTGTCAGTGTCGAGGCGGTCGATCATGTGTTCCAGACCAACATGCTTGACATGCTCAAACAGACTGGAAGGTTTAATTATCCACCCACGCACTTGGTcccatttgctttttctttctaattggATGGACATCCCTTTCATCAAGCTATTATGTGTTCTGCATTGCAGACCAGAGATGGTGGTAGGTTGGTACCACTCTCATCCTGGGTTTGGATGTTGGCTTTCTGGTGTGGACATCAACACTCAGCAGGTCATCTTTTTACCCTATATTTGATTCTTATAGGGAGCATGTAAATTGTAGTTACAAACTAATGAAATGAGCTAGAGTTTAGCTCTCATCTGTGGTTGGAAGAGAGATCTGTGATTAGACTTGGTTTGGGCCTTACGTAGGTGGTCTGGTTTTTGAATCCCAAACCGGTTTAGTTCGGTTTCTGCCTGGGAACCGAGAACCCAACAACATAGTACAGGTTCAAAAAAACTGGGACTGGGAACCGGACTGAATTCCACCAGAACCTAGACCAATCTTGTTCTTCAATTCCTGATTTTACTCTGGAATCATGCTCACCCCCAGTTGAAGGTTGTGGCTTTGGAAATTCACTCAGAGAGTTGTACCTCaacatattttaaatattttcactcttGGTTGATAATCATATGATTggtttcttttgtcctttttttgcTAGACTATAATTGCTTATAGGTTTCCAGTTTGATCCAATTGTTAACAAGGCTGCTTTTTACTTGTGCTGTGTTCTTATAAAATCAGAGTTTTGAGGCTTTAAATCAGCGTGCGGTTGCAGTAGTGGTGGATCCCATCCAGAGTGTCAAAGGGAAGGTTGTGATTGATGCCTTCCGTTTGATCAACCCACAAACCATGATGCTTGGCCAAGAACCCAGGCAGACTACCTCCAACCTTGGACATCTCAACAAACCGTCCATCCAGGTGAGTTTTGACCAGATAATATTCTTTTTGATTATTGAGTTTTGATCTTATCTCATGGGGTTGACTTCATGTTTCTAGGCATTGATCCATGGGCTGAACAGACACTATTACTCAATTGCCATCAATTACAGAAAGAATGAACTTGAGGAAAAAATGCTACTTAATCttcacaagaagaaatggaCAGATGGCTTGACGCTTCGTCGTTTTGACACACATTCTAAAACCAATGAACAGACTGTTCAGGTAAGTCAAGGTCTTAATCTGTCGCATAAAGATTGGAGAATTGGTTGCGCCAGTCACTTAGAGGTGGATTCTAGACAATGCAAGACAAGACCCTCTGCTTAAGCATATTTTCATCTGATGTCcattttttcctaattaatcAAGATCAATTAGCTTGCAATGCATATAGATTTCATTGAACTGGATGCTGAAAAGCTGCCATTTCTTGCAAAACAAATGATTGTTTCCAAATTCAGATCCTTGTTTTAggtggatttttattttttttgggtaggaGTAAGATTCATGCTTTATTATCCAAAAGCTAAGGTCGTGCTTTATGCTTTACATCTAGGCTGAGAAGAAAGCATCCAGGGGAAAAAATATAGTCGTTTGTTTTGTGATAAGATTGGTTACATAGTGTGGTTCATTCTTTGGTATATTCTCTTCCAAAAACTATTAATGAAAGTACACTGCAGATACACCTCCCCCctcccttctcttcttttttttttttttttctcttaaacgGATTGGCAAAGACCTATTCAATGAAGGGCAACAGGGCAACAATTGATTGGTGACAATCTCTAGTCAAAGCTTTACATGATTCTTGGTGCATACTCTGGACAGGTGTTACAGATATATTAGGAACATTTACGGCAATGGACGGGGATGACATTGTGTGTGGTGGTGTAATAAATGCCTCAATTCTGAAGACTTGAATATGGGTTTTCCTTGTAGGTCCATTTAAGTAAATGGAGGATATATATAATTCATTAGTGGCAGGATTAGGAAAGTGAGAGGAGGGTTCTTGGCCAGTGAGTATAACCGGTGATCGTTTGTATCTTATTAGAGTCCAATAACGAGTAGTGGCTGGCCACAATATCCATATGGTAGGGCCACAGGAAACCCATCTTTTTCTGCAGTTCATTATGAATATCATATCAGTTGGTTGGTGGGCGGATGTTTTTGATTTCTATTTATGGCACAATCAAAATGAGTTGATTTTTTCCCCCTTCCAATCTTGCAGGAGATGCTGAATTTGGCAATAAAGTATAACAAGGCAGTGCAGGAGGAGGATGAATTGCCACCAGAGAAGCTGGCGATCGCGAATGTGGGAAGGCAAGATGCCAAGAAGCACCTCGAGGAGCACGTTTCCAACCTTATGTCTTCCAACATAGTTCAGACCTTAGGGACCATGCTTGATACCGTAGTCTTCTAAGGCCCTCCGAATCGGCATCTTATGTCACCTGCATTCTGCACAACTCTGTATCATCTTTTGTGGCGGTGTTCCGGGACTAATTATTACATTGGCTTGATCAGTAGACGCTGCAGCTTGTAAGAAATCTAGCCCTTTGTTCTCTGCTTTGCTTGTATCCCCATTCAAACAATTCAGTTATCAATTTGTTCTTATccaagaaagggaaaggaaaggagaCGGTTTATCCGCGAGCCTCTGTGACATGATCTCTTATAATAAATAACGGGGCAGGTCTCCTGTCTCCGTTCAGTGGGGGACGATGAATGGAGTTGACAAAGATGTAGCCACCGCATCGCTCCGTGGGCGCACATGAGACAAGAACTTGGGCATGCATCGTCATTGCTTTACTTAGCAGCCACACGAGCCAATCGTTGTGAAGAGTGCCTCCACAACATAAAGtgtttatgttttacaattctAATTAGAAGTAACGCAGCGATGAAATCTTAAAGTAACTTATACCGGAATACACACTCAGCATCTTTAGGTTGTTATTGTACCGTACCTGAGTCGCATAGCCAAGTGGTGCGACATGTTGGCGCCACCGCTGCCACCAGCAAGGAAGAGCCGATCGAATTTGGCATGGTCCCTGAGCCACAGCTCGCACCGGGCTTCCTCCGAAGTGATCCACTGCAGAGCAGCCCAGGAACAATCGTAGGCCGTGGGGAGGGCGTGCTCAGGGACTCGGCGATAGTCAACGGAGATGAGGACAATGTTGCACTCGGCAACAAGGGCATTGAGGCTGGAGTGATATTTGGGGTCAGAACAATGGAGGAGATAATGAAGGCCCCGCCGTGGAAGTAGAGGACGAGGGGGAGTTTTGTGGTGGCGGATGCCAAGGAGGGGCGGTAGATCCGGGCAGAGACGCCAGCGTCGGGGAGGATGAGAATGTCCTTGGATTTGACTCCGGTCTCGGGGTCGAGGCCAGGTGGGGCGATCTCGAAGCCGGCAAGGCGTTCGAAGGTGCCGTCCTTGTAGACTCTGATGTAGGGGAAGATCTCGAGCGAAACCTCCTTGGATGAAtccatgtgagagagagagagagagaggtcaacGATATTGATCAGAGATAGGTGAAGATGATGAATTGAGAGACAAGAAACAGCGATGGCTcgaagagggaaagaaaagcgGGTCTATTTATTGAGGAGGAAGTTCTGGTAACTACAAGCAATAACAACTTAGGGAAACAACAATGGgtttattcatctatttttccttgaatAATATATAGCTAATGTTTGTTCGTGAAGTAATGAGATTGTGCATGCCATCATTTGCTCTTTTATACTCAATGGATGAATACTTCTCCGGGATGTGGTGCAATTGTGAGCGCTCTACATAAAAGTCCatttcaatttaaaagaaaaaaagaaaccattTTTACTAGAAAGCTCCTCCTTCTAAGACATTTCAATGTCAAAGGGAAGCATTCAATCACACCATAAGGACTTAACTTTTATTACTTATTAAAACAAACTATTCtcccaagaaaacaaaaaacttgCAGCTGTAATAGAAGATAAACAAttccaaaagataaaataaaaaagcatatAATATGCAAAATTTACCTTTCAGCAAAGCTTGAAATTCGTCTAATTTGTATAAATCGAAACTTTCCTAAGAAATGCTTATGTAGGGTTTTTTTAGGTGTGCTTTTCTAAGAAATGTGATACCATTTTCATATCGGCGGTGTCAAGTGTGATATCCCGAAATTTGGCCCAatttcgaatatatgaaatggttgtttcaTTGATGCGCTTATGGTTGTTTATGCGCTTATTTTCAAAAgctttaaagataaaaaaaaaaaaacagttgcccaagtttatttaaaaaatgattgttgggcaagaaatagagaaaaaaatgagatatcGGGTTTGGACGGCAAAATTTATTGGCTCAATAAGTTTAAACTAGATGCgtgtaaaatttaatggattaAATATTGGGGGGATAAATCAATAGTTCCCCAATCCACCTTTGCCAAAACGCACTCCAATTTCAGACCTAAAACTTAAGccatttttgaaaagtgaaacaATCAAAAGGAGggcaaaaaaaggaagaatctCCTGAGGTTAGGAGGAATGATGGGGAAAAAATATCctcattttcattgactaagGATGTTTCTTTTGTCGAATTGCCCTAGCGATACAGCTTAAAGAGGGATCCAGAGGGAATAGTTGGAAATAATTTGAAGGTAAATGATGAtttctaataaaataatttacacaAGAATTTTAAGACCACGACTAATCTTACCGACAAACTGTTATAAGAAACTACAAACAAAAAGATAAGTCCACCATAATTAGAGGCGTCCCCAACCTCTTCTCACATTTCACCATAACTAGAGGTATCCCCCAACTTCTTTTCGCCCGTGAAGGCTGATGtggtaatttttaaatattttttttttactttttaattaagttttttacttgtccttttctttttcctccttgttCTTGGCCTTCTTCTCGCGCAATGCAATGGCAAGTCAGCGGCGAGCTAGCCTTCATTGTggctgaaaaatcaaatttcagaaGTAAgtttgattgtaattttgggctGAGCTGAATAGACATTACTTTTATTTTGGAGGGCTATTTTGTAGGGTtgatccaaaaaatgaaaaaagaaaaagaaaaagg
This Eucalyptus grandis isolate ANBG69807.140 chromosome 7, ASM1654582v1, whole genome shotgun sequence DNA region includes the following protein-coding sequences:
- the LOC104422641 gene encoding 26S proteasome non-ATPase regulatory subunit 14 homolog; amino-acid sequence: MSGGMERLQRMFAGAGGGLGHPPPDSPTLDSSEQVYISSLALLKMLKHGRAGVPMEVMGLMLGEFVDEYTVRVVDVFAMPQSGTGVSVEAVDHVFQTNMLDMLKQTGRPEMVVGWYHSHPGFGCWLSGVDINTQQSFEALNQRAVAVVVDPIQSVKGKVVIDAFRLINPQTMMLGQEPRQTTSNLGHLNKPSIQALIHGLNRHYYSIAINYRKNELEEKMLLNLHKKKWTDGLTLRRFDTHSKTNEQTVQEMLNLAIKYNKAVQEEDELPPEKLAIANVGRQDAKKHLEEHVSNLMSSNIVQTLGTMLDTVVF